The following is a genomic window from Neodiprion lecontei isolate iyNeoLeco1 chromosome 4, iyNeoLeco1.1, whole genome shotgun sequence.
ATCGCTGATCCTTGAGTTGAATTCataagaaaaatgtattcatttttatataacGATAGATCGACCGATGtgattgttaaaattttggatatttttcatctgctttCAGTATGGCTCCGACGAATTCGGTCAGGATTCACCAAGGTACACCTCCCCAAAAGCCGCGGCACTCTACGCCGACCACTATTATCTTGGTGAGTGTATAATTATTCtcttcagatttttcattaatcTCATTTATAGCTTCATCCTTTTCCATTCATATATAATACCATTTACCTCGTGCTGTAAGCACCACCTCATCCTACAACCAGCTTTGTccctctccttttttttttttaactgttaTTCGTAGAAGTGGTTGTGAAGTAAACTGAGTAGAATATACTAATAAACGAGGAAGTgatatgaaataaagaaatggtcGACACTTCGGCCGAAGTTGTTTTTCTACTGTACCTCCCTACTATTTACGTCTATCCGTTTCGCGGCAAAGACTGCTGCTTCGGAGATCGATATGTAATATTAAATGTTCCGTGTGCGGGGAATATTACTTTTCTTTCTAAAGAAGTACAATAACCTGCCGAAGAGAACTATATGTGTCtcgtaatttttattaaacttcTTTCACTTCGTATCGCTGCTTAGACAGAAAGGTGATACTATAGAACTGATCCTGTGGGTCGATAATAGGTGCAAGAACAAAGTAAactttgcaattttcaaattttcaatttcattaccATCAAATTGGGAGTTGGATGGGGTTTGCCAATTGAAGAGAACGAACTTGTTTGGAAAGTATCATTAGGTTCAATAACTCGACAATCAATTTTTGTGCTCCATCGGAAACTGTGTTTTGAAACTTGGCTGCTAGTCCATCCATCCATTCATCTTCTCAATTAATACGCAAATGTCacaaaaatcaattaatatATGGTTATTCTCGTTCAGATGACAACGGACCTGGAGCGGGCCCTGGTGATCCATGGACAGGAAGCACAGGCGGAGTGCAACCTCCGTACAGTGGCTACGCACCATCCCATTTGGCACAGCCAGCTTACCCCATGCACATACCCCATGACCCTATGGTAAGAATGGATAAGTTTTATTGCAATTAATAACACTGAGGAGTTCAGTGGTACGTGCGACTGCAGTTCGCTGAGAAACTGCGGCAAAGTGCAGGTACAGATCAGAATATTAGGCTCTGATTTATTGTAAGCAACGTTATAGAAGTTTGAAATACAAATGTTCGTGAATTCATCtacaacaattattattgatcAGCGGATAGCCTCGTTACCTCTTTCTGTAGGGTTGAGAGGCTGAGAGACACTGGGGAAGTGCAGCATGAGCCGAATGAGTCAGAGTATCTATATATAGTTCAGCTCTCCTGCTACATCATGTTTCTAGTCAAGTGCAGCAAGCAGCCTCTGTTTGATTTACGCAATTACACTACTTAGCGATACGACCGCTGCGCGCTACTATCCTCCTACTACTACCTCATTTTTATACCTACTAGATCTCGTACCAACACAGAAGTCTTCTTTGGAAGTCATTGATGTATGTTATATAGTCGAAGTAGAAAGGGAAAAGAATGTATTGAGAAATCAAGATATATAGAGCTTATGCGATTATTTATATGACTTTAAACCCTCATTGAGGAGTTCAGTATTGTTTTTCGACTCCTTGGCAATTTTCAATAACAAGAATGATCATTGtaatgatgaataaaatatttccaattcaaGGCATATCCCGTGATATCGCCGAATGGTGATACGGCAGCCCCGATACTTGGTTCAGCTGTTACGAGTGCTGCGTCTTTACCACCGATGTCAACGTTTCGAGGTAGCGCGGCTGTAGCAGCTGGCAGTGGGACGGGAGCTCCATCTCCCGCTTCCTTGCAGTACAGCCACAGCCCCGGAGCTCCGCCACCAGCCCCCAGTGCACCAAGTGCGACAACCAACAACCAGCCAACGCCAGGAGACACCCTTGGCAAAGCGCTTGCCTCTGTTGTGAGTGCAAGAGTACGTGTCCCTCACGCATCTCATTTCTTCTTAAAGCCGATGTCGACTAAACCCAGTAAAATAGTTAACCTTGTGCGGAAATTTATCCCAAGCAAAGCAatttatgcatgtgtataaGACGCATTGAACAGTTTCTCAAATGCGGTATAGATTTTGCACGAATTCTTGATTGTCTTTTCATTTCCTCAGATTTATCCCACGGACCAATCGGTATCTAGCTATAGCAGTAACCCTTCGACGCCGGTTAGCTCACCCCCTCCGTTAACGGGCTCTGCACCAGGCTGGGCCTCAGGCACAGCCCCAGTTTCCCCACATTTTGCGGCAGACCCAAATCGTGGCGGAACTATTCACATGGTAAGTTTTATTTACTTGTGATTTTGTCTGAAGACATTATTGTCTTTTACCCACCTGTCCCTTTTTGATATACCTGTCCTTTCTTTTCTTGCTTTATCCCTCTTTCCCCTCCCTTTACTCATTATGTATTTTACATCAACATAAATTGGATAATAGGCTGTTTTACTGCATTAATTACCCAGTAAAAGTTgctttgattaattatttttctcagcAACTATTCGAAACCTTTCTACGACTAGCCTTAACAGTTCTTGTTTAGGTTAGCTGAAAATGGGATGCGATGAACTCCTGATAATACTCTcacgtatacgtgtaataaaaaCCAATAGGCAGCGAgagtatttttatacaactaAAGACGAACTATGGATTTGCAGTGTacaaaattggagaaaatcAAAGAACTCCATGGAATAGTTGCTGAATACTAAGAGCATAACTACACATATCTTTTCCCTTGAGGGATTTCGATCTAAACATTGttgagaaattaattattttcattaaaacgCATAGAAGGTAGACTCGAAATTATTCTAACGAACTGAAAATTGTtctaatttcattatttcaatggAAATAGCTTTGGGGATGCACAAAGCATGAGAAACACACGGtgaggaagagaaagagaaagagaaagagagagtgcaccaataattaatttattttttgtgttgtcttttctttttaacttTTTACCCTTCTTGTTTGTTGTGAACGTTGTGTTGAATTGGTTGTTTTGGTTTTGTTGTTGCGTTGGTGTTGTGTGTGAAGCCGGCACCAGAGCAGCAGAGGCTAGATGATGCCATCGGCTTCCTGCGCGACCATGCCGAGGTGAGGATCAccgttttttatttacttgcCCATTATGTATTCAATTAACACAAGAATTACGTGACCAtgcatttgatttttcattttgcaaaatctttctcattttcttaCATCAGGAATTCGGTTTGTCTTGATTGACTAACACTTTTTTATCAGATCGTCCACAATTGTATTCTCCTTCATCTTTCTTGTTACGCGTTTCAATAGATTGACACAGGGTTTGATTGATAACCATTTCTTAGTTCGGAAAAATCAGAATGATTTGAGCTTAATGTTGTTACACCTTATGTTTAAAGTGGTGCAGCATGTAGAACACTACTAAACGACATGTATAATGAAATCTTAAAGATGCTTAAAAATCTGTCACACTTTTACCAAAATCACATGATAAGAAtatgaatatgaaataaagaaCAACGAAAGAAACTCATTATGGACGATCAACCTTAGACAGACGATTAAGTTTAAACTGTATAAAATGGTAATAAACATCTTATTGATGGACGACCAAAATGTAATCGAGTCGGGTCTATGGTATTCTGTTGGTACAGGGAACACGGATGGAAGAGCGACTGGACGATGCAATCAATGTACTGAGGAATCATGCGGAAAGTCAGCTCGGCTTGCACCTCGCACCTGTAGGACCTCACGCCTCGTTATATTCCCATACCTCACCCCCACAGTTGGACCATTTAGTAAGTACATCGATGGGAGTATTGACTGTTATGAATAGAGTTAGGACTTACTTCTGAAAATTGTGCATCTCGCTTTGCAGACGAGTCCTCACCCTGCGGTAACAGTGGCGCAACCTCAGGGTTCGTACCCTGGTCTGACGTCAACACCCGACACAGATGGTTCTATAAAAATCGAGAGGTTACCTGTTTCAAATGCCAGT
Proteins encoded in this region:
- the LOC107220997 gene encoding protein daughterless isoform X17 → MDRSYRGVEEGCATDAKVHPGFEMINHQRSFKLALGDFRGPGDDEGKLARDFYQFRVNNADDDIPTTVRVDRAAASRCDNKIHYQSIENHNHRTLHGCPQSSGGNVPYSNCNDHATLVRRTNHDGVVVTSPMTQLCNSVSPIITGGAGCSVSTNSSANYWKQYCCTGQESGYGSDEFGQDSPRYTSPKAAALYADHYYLDDNGPGAGPGDPWTGSTGGVQPPYSGYAPSHLAQPAYPMHIPHDPMAYPVISPNGDTAAPILGSAVTSAASLPPMSTFRGSAAVAAGSGTGAPSPASLQYSHSPGAPPPAPSAPSATTNNQPTPGDTLGKALASVVSARIYPTDQSVSSYSSNPSTPVSSPPPLTGSAPGWASGTAPVSPHFAADPNRGGTIHMPAPEQQRLDDAIGFLRDHAELVQGTRMEERLDDAINVLRNHAESQLGLHLAPVGPHASLYSHTSPPQLDHLTSPHPAVTVAQPQGSYPGLTSTPDTDGSIKIERLPVSNAKYISLEKRKDPPDSSGGETKPSSSDLVTGAGVIGASTVNSTSQGKGTKRSRRYRWWCG
- the LOC107220997 gene encoding transcription factor 12 isoform X16, coding for MQSNTIYRDMGNTEKLMGNNNNNNNNNNGSTATEMMFQMEDEGLTQLGSVFHSAYQSIVGGGPQYGSDEFGQDSPRYTSPKAAALYADHYYLDDNGPGAGPGDPWTGSTGGVQPPYSGYAPSHLAQPAYPMHIPHDPMAYPVISPNGDTAAPILGSAVTSAASLPPMSTFRGSAAVAAGSGTGAPSPASLQYSHSPGAPPPAPSAPSATTNNQPTPGDTLGKALASVVSARIYPTDQSVSSYSSNPSTPVSSPPPLTGSAPGWASGTAPVSPHFAADPNRGGTIHMPAPEQQRLDDAIGFLRDHAELVQGTRMEERLDDAINVLRNHAESQLGLHLAPVGPHASLYSHTSPPQLDHLTSPHPAVTVAQPQGSYPGLTSTPDTDGSIKIERLPVSNAKYISLEKRKDPPDSSGGETKPSSSDLVTGAGVIGASTVNSTSQGKGTKRSRRYCSSAEEDCDDPGTKAVREKERRQANNVRESCSSAEDEDDDPDMKAQREKERRQANNARERIRIRDINEALKELGRMCMTHLKTDKPQTKLGILNMAVEVIMTLEQQVRERNLNPKAACLKRREEEKAEDGPKLPGHLATHIAHPHPHPHSHSQPPFPAMPGPPPSLQHNQSQPQ